The genomic DNA GGTCTAAGTTCTTCAACTTATTCAAATATTTtcgagaaaaatgcccggatagtccctgtggtttcgtattttttcacctatagtccctaactttctaaaactacctgaatagtccccaacttttcattttttgttctcggatagtccctgggtctaacttcagtttgttttctctgttaagtgggtgtgaaatgacaaaaataccctttcctttaaaaggccaaaccacagggactatccgggcatcttctacatttttagagaaaaacccTACCACCACACTTTCCGGCGAACTTTTCCGGCGAAATTAATTTCCGGCGACtttaaatcttgaacgcgagttatTCCGGCACCGCCACCTTTCCGGATCGTTACGGACctatcatttggtatcagagcctcggtgTCTCGTTTCAGTTttatgtttggtcggatctttATCGGAAAACCCGCCGGAGACGTGTTTTGGAACTGTTTCAGATTCGGCTTGGAATCTGTGAGTATCCAAGTGTGGTTTTTATTGTTATTGATCAGTTCACGTTGGATGTATGCTTTCCAGTCGTTTTCTTTGCCGGAGATAATGTTGTTTACTGATTGGTTCAGTTTGAGTTTCTTGCCAGTTTTTTTTATTCCCTTTTTTTTATTCCCTTTGAGGTCGTTGTTCTCCTTTCATTCTACCACTGGTTCACTTATTTAAACCACTATTACTCCAAACAATTGGTTCAGAAATTGTTCAATTTCAATTAAAACTACGAGGAGGAGGATTAAGTTGATCAACATTCGATTACAACCTTGCAATTGCACCACCGCACTATCATCATCCACACCCAATTGGGTAAAAGGAAATGAGGTTTTTGAAAGGATTTTTGTAGTTGTCAATTTCTATCGATTTGTTTCCATCCAACACCCAGAGAAGCTGAGGTCGACAAACACCTTCACTTTCTACAGGTCCTTTTCATCAAATTAAATTGCAATTTAATTACTGAATAGTTCTTCTAGGGTACTTCATCATATAGTCATCATCTAATGATTTTGATTTACTTTCCTTGGCCTCCAGGGTCGTGACATACACGGTCGGATATACATAAATGAACAAGGAATCAATGCTCAGGTGATCATTCTTGCATCCATGTTTACTCATCTGTGTTTACTGTCATCTGTTTGTTTTCATGTTTCATTGTACATGGAATATCGATGAACCGGAAGATAAAGACTCATAACTTGATTTTGACGAGTTGCAAACATAAAACTGACTTTTTGATGGTTGTTGACTTGTAAATTTGTGCAGTACAGCGGGCCATCAGAAGACGCTCTTGCATATGCTAGTTTGATTTAAAAGAACCATCATGCTGAAGATCTACAAATGTTTGAAATCGAAGTCTGACAAATGTTAGTTTCCAACCATCATGCGGAAAGGTGGCGGTGCCGGAATgactcgcgttcaagatttaaaGTAGCCGGAAATTAATTTTGCCGGAAAAGTTCGCCGgaaagtgtggtggtggggtttttctctaaaaatgtagaagatgcccggatagtccctgtggtttggccttttaaaggaaagggtatttttgtcatttcacacccacttaacagagaaaacaaactgaagttagacccaaggactatccgggaacaaaaaatgaaaagttggggactattcaggtagttttagaaagttgaggactataggtgaaaaaatgcgaaaccacagggactatccgggcatttttctcaatATTTTCTTTTGTTAATTTTGTTCACATACTATTTTTAAGTAAACAGCTTTCTTTTTATTTACTCCTATTTATTTTCTTAAATTCTTTGATAACATCAATAATTAACATACTATTTTTAAGTCTTTTATAATATTCAAGACTAATTTTAGAATTCATAACTCATCAGGTGACCTCGTTtcctattttttattattattattattattattattattattattattattattattattattattattattattattattattatcattattattattattattattatttatttcttTACAACCCTTAATTTTAGGTTAACAGTTTATGTTTTTTCAGCATTAAAATCTTTAAGAACCATATTAACATTTCGATCATTGTTTATCTTTATCAAGAATTAACAAATTTATTTAATTCTTTTCTTTTACAATTAAAAACTTTGAAACTTAATAAAGGCGACAAATTAATAAAATTCTTTTTATAACAACAAATGTTATAAGGAGATAAAATATAACGTGCGAATTATAAAATGTTAACCATAAAACTTAGGAACTTTATTTAATCTACAATTTTTAACGGGTTCGTTACGTGTTATTCTAAACATCTAGGATAACCGCTCTCATTCGTTCGTTCGGATTCTCCATTCTTACTCATGCATTGTTACAAGAAAgcgcaacgcaatcaatgtgagtatacatgacccattttcgttttacacttttgggtgcaatatgtattacatatcaagcatcacaacacattaaacattttatgcacactctatccttactctatgtgatacattttaatcatgttagacatgttatgctattgtaaacacctaatgactatgtgttcattaacttcgtacaagtctcccctaacaatggtagcgctataggttgagaaacgcccctcctgttctatgagcaggtattgttaggttaaactatgtcaacatactcaaactcgtttgggtacactttaattgcgttaaactttggtttgggcacatagagtaacatcgtttcgagtatatactgttaacatgatattgtatttcacatttggatatgagcaacattttaaacacgtatatgctatgtatgaaaacttgtatactcgcccaCTTAGCATTTCGATTATTGTTAaatgttatgtttatttatttatttggaacTATGTATCCCACTATGAGATTTAATGAAATAAATTTAATccatattgtcacaattagtgttatgttgttttgagcaatttgtacgtctcatcccgatgtttccgccatcggttggggtgtgacatagtgccacgccccgatgattccgccaccggttggggtgtgacaataagtgATGAATTCACACGAATATCTCAAACTGGCCAAATAAAGTATAAATACTTGATAGTCCAAGTAAGCACAAACCGAATAATGGGAGCGCAAAATATTAATGAACCTATGTGATAGGTCGAAAAAGAGTATAGAAAGGAAAACGCAAACCAGTGAAACAGGAGTGTTAAAAAACATAAGGATAAAGAACCCGGGTAACAGGTTGAAAGGAAATAGAGGCGTAAACTGAATAACGGTAAGAGTGAGACAAACCGACGTGTTaatgacgtgagaagtcatagagtcggaaAGATAATCCGAAAGAaaacgaatgtagccttagactacggtcaaggtcaaattAATTTCAAAAGAGAAAATAAAATTTTCTAAACATAAAAGGGGGTGCCTTGACgccatatatataaatatatgtaatTGAATAAAGACACGagtaaaagatgatctacgggatcaccATAACCTTCGGGTTGTAAACAATGTAAAGGTTTACGGGACCAAAATGACCCTTGGGTCACAAATAGAAAGAAACGAACTGTTGgggtctcaccttaaaaaggtgaAAACCTAAAGAAAAAGCTTacgaggctaagtgaaagaacctacgggttgTTTGGGTTAAACGTGGGAACTAGTTATAATTCCCCACATTAAATAATAATGGAAAGGAATAAATCCTCGGATGTAAAATTCCTTGATACAAGTAAATGACATAAGACAAGGAGAAAACGTACTGAAAACAACATTTTAACAAAACGTAAGTAGTATGAGATCAAGAATTCACATAAGGCCGGGGATGGCAATGTGGTACACACGGATGACGGGGTATGAAGTAATGGTGACTAAACAGTCTAGCCGGTAAAACCATTCAAGGTTAAGGTAATACTATGACCTATGTAACGCGCTTGTCAATATAGGATTAACATGAAATGAACATGACAGACTCAGTGATCGGGTGATCAAATGACAACTCAGTCAAGTAGGCGACAAGGATAAGATATACATGATAGAAGTTACGGTCCATGAGGACTTAGACATAAAAGACGCACATGTCAATACGAATGAAAACTTTATACCAAAAAGAATAAATGCCTTGAAAATGAAACTAAGTTCGTTTGGTCTTACCAATGAACTACGTAAAGAAGGTTTCGGGggcgaaacctctttaagggggtagacttgtaacaccccgaaaatgggtttcGGTAATCAAACTACGTTAATAATAATGAACgagtaaaataccgttagtggtaaaaactAATCCCGGATCCACCGGATCCTTGCCACCGTTTCCACCAGCCTCAATGGTCAGCATCTCCTCAGCATCCTCGTCGTCCCCAAGCTCTTGCAGCCTCTGCTTCCAAGCAGCCACATCCCACTCAGctctgtcgaaggaaggatcAGCAGCTTCCTTGGCATCTGAAGCCTGATCTTCAACGTTACAATGGCAGCAGAGTTCTTGGCTTCGTCAATGATCTCCGATCGCTCCTTGTTAGCAGTGATATCAGCAAGAAGGATCTGCTTTTGCAACGTCTTATTTTCCTTCTCCAGGTGCGCAATCCTGTTGTCTTTGGTAGCCCCAATGGTTTGGAGGTCAAGGATACGCTCTTCAGCATCGGCCAAGTGTTGGCCTTGGAGGATCtggatctcagcaaatttctgcaaacaAAGAATCATCATTCAGGATCATTTATCCTTGGATAGGATACAAGTTTCAGGATATATGATCCTTACCTCAGAGATTGCTTCGTGGAGTTGCTGTTCGATCAGAGGGAGACCTTCAGAGGACTCGGAGGGCTACTTCCTTTTGTTCCCACCTTTGGCACGGGTGCTCATGCCTTTGCTCTCCGGGATGCTTTGGCTTACAGCCAGCTCCTTCTTGATGGATCGGGGGAGACAATATCCTGGATGTCGCTAacaccaaacttggaggcagacttcgATGACTTTGCAGCGCCTACACACATAAAAAAAGATAAGTATTCATTATTTATTTTTCAATTAGATATTTATAGAAacggatacttacttgacatggtgtaGGAGGTGGAAGAAACTTCTTGTGAATCCTTTATCCTTGGCTGAAATGTTCTGATAGCTGTATCGAGATTCCAGAAGGCACTGAGTCTTTCAGCTGTGACAGGTGAATCTTGTATACTTGACAAGGAGATAGCTGCCGGTGTGTGTAAGATGTGTTATGTTTTTGTTGATaatttaagcccattttacacattagtcaagttttaaatttataaaacacgatattctactaacactaaacacacacatgggcaagtgcacccatcgtgagcgtagtatagcattggtatgataccgaggtcgtccaaggacacaagagcttttagtatcggtttatcctcaacgtctaatcaaactaaaatttttagaaaaggtttttaaacatgaaaaataaaaactaaaatgctgaaaataaaaataaaataaaaacagacagacaagatgaatcacttggatccgactcgcctttaatgtaacctttgatgatttccgcacttttgtactttttaagagattatcttacttatagtagtaggcccctcttttgaaggtgacgttaccctcaacccagtggtttgagtcagcaaggatacaatcccaaagggtccgaatattgaaagataattaattaagttattaatgcgtaaagtggtaggcccctcttttgaaggtaacattaccctcggctaagtggtttgagtcagcagggatacaatcccaagtagccagtttaatgtattaatagtagtttacatatgaggggatcaaaccATTCgtacccccgccatccaataccagtgggtattgaaggaggtcttagtaagcttgacctaggtccttgcaggatctatacactgaacaaggcatgaaccttactaaaccattcctttaacccccgaccaggtagccaacatatctctatatagaccgtagagatatgaatggtgaaaatcttttactttatatagacagtaaagtaatggcAAGACACtacggacaaatgataaagaagttccaccttcaacataagaaactagttattaaagttattaatacaaaaccaaataaaaagtgcgaaagattaaaaatcaaaagtattacattaaattattgtcttcaccaagtgatgtaagagacttagccaaacatggcctttgattgacaagaactcttacgatcaatcttggatcccgagactactacacacactctaaggtggatgatggatgatggtggtggatgtgggtgttgtagtagtggtggagtggtggcaaagtgggagagaggtggtttgccaagggatgcctttgaagtgagccaagcacccctatttatagcctgaatagAAGCCCGGCCACGACCCCGTGtacgctggacacgcccccgtggccatcctctttctcttccttcattaattgcgcttgtctgcattaggctccacacggccccgtgttcgccgggcacggccccgtgtgctgaaacatatctgtactatcaagatttgcaagattctgcgaatcttagcgttgaccatgccctgtgctgagctgggcacgcccccgtggtgggaatagaagcttccacagctttgtccatttctgcagacacctgaccaAGCCCCCGTATCCGCTGGGCACGGGTTGTGGTCAGctttctgtttcttgtttttgctcggggagatgctgtcgaggggtcaggcatgccacgtttattccttttctttgtatttttgttagtttttgctgcatatttgttccttttgttcatttaagctcgttttgtcctgaaaatacaaaaggaagacaaaaacacactttttccaacattagtactaaaaagggttagttttatgcctcatttgatgtaatttatatgttgcgttTTGCACACATCAATTGCACAGACAAGAAAAATAAGGATCAGCTATCCTCTGTGAAAAAGAAAGATCTTTTCATGGTCCTAGCctaaggatcctatatcctacccTGGGTGTTCCATTTTTTGAGAAGAAAGTTTCCATCTAGAATGGAATCTCTCCTCACAAAGAAGAACTGATTTCTCCAGTgagtgtcgttcttggtgaccttcAAGGGTGGATGGGGTTTTTGTGGCTTATGTTTAAAGAGGAAACGGTGAGACCCATGGCTAACCAGGTTATACATGTGGCTAAATTCAGAAAGACCTATGTCTATGCCCTCATGTTCTATGATTTGCTCAAGTGTGAAGAGAACTCTCCACAACATTGGCATGGCTTGAATATAGCACAGGCCAGTCAGAGTAAAGAAACACTAGTGTTGAGGTGGAGGGCGATTGAAATTGGGGTTTGTGGTGGCTGGAGGATACAAAAGGAAGGTGGAAGTGGTGGGGTTGGTTGTGGTCGAAAAAGTGGTGCAGGGTGCAGGTGGATATGTGAAGAAGAGAAAAAAATGGGGTGAGGGTGAGGGtgagggtggggtggggtggggtggggtggggtacGGTAGGTTCGTTTATAAAGGGATATATTAAAAGACTTAAATGCCCTCACATACAAGGCATGTGAGGCCATTTAACTGAATTTTTTGACGTGGTTAGTGCCAAAGGTTATAGGATGTcataaaacatgaacataaatgTTGGTTTTTGCCAATTTCATAGTGAAATGTATAAAATACAGTTCGAGGCAAACATAAATATTGTTTTCTACAATTAGGCtatgtgtttatttttattttactagaCATTGAATTAACATGCTATATTATatagtttataaaaataaatgttTTGACAGTCCAAAGAAACTGTATAATTAACATATAATACCTGTTTTTTTATAACTTCATTAGACTAGGGTTTTGTTGTCTTGTTTATCTTATATCACTATTCTTCGTTATTTAAGATCGTCCATATGCACCCATGACGATATTTTTTCTATAGTTTTAAAAGACTAACATGTCATTGGCAGCCCCATGATTTACTAATCTGGATGTCATGGGTTCGAGTCTTATGTGGAGCAAAATTGCTCTAGGTTGAGCTAGGAGGGTTTACCACAGTGGGCCTACGAATGGTAAGTTTTCTCGTCGTTAGCGTTCACGGGTGTGGGTGGCCTTTTTGTCTTTTAAAAAAGTGTTGTGGACTAAAGTTGAGAATGAGATGATAGTTGAAGGAGCAAAATGCATCATGTGAAATTGACCTCCCATGGCTGGCTCTCCGGTATCCAGAGGTTAATGGCCCAGAACAAAAGGCGGATTTTGCAATGAACCTCGCCGACGGTGACAACAATCTATCTCTTCGAGTTCAACGAAAATCCTCATTAGGTTTTTGATCTGATTATTGATGAAACAATCAATCCATTAATGTATAGAACAACGTACGGCTGGATTTCCACCATTTCCCGGTCATGGCTGCTCAAGAGCCGTAACCTTCTTCCTTTCTTTAATCATTATCATTTGCTTCTATTTATGATGATTATGTAAATGGTTAGGGCTAATGCAGTTTTGGCCACCTTATTCCACTCAATTTCAAATGCATCAATAAAATATGACTGACAAATCGTGTCTTATCGCGTTTAACAGCTCTCTCACGACGCATATAACACAAGTATTAAATATGAATATGACTCGTGTAACTACTTGATATCATGTCTATAGCACAGTTTTATTATGTACCAACGAAAAGAAATGATGGATTCTAACTTTATAATtttatttagagttaattactgttttatgtggtttgtcaaaaatcactatttcagtccattagtttaaaaattgcgatttcagtccttgtggtttcactttcataaccatttcagtccacctcgtaaccattttagtccTAGTACTTAATAGaaaaatggattgaaatggttacaaaagtgaaaccaagggactgaaatcgcaatttttaaactaatggactgtaataatgatttttgacaaaccacatggacgaaaacagtaattaactcttttatttatttttaaaaagtaaaaaaatcactTTCTCAGTAAACAGGTGGTGTCATGTAAAATTGAATTTTCATCCCCAATTTATGTTGACTAAACTAGTGGTCAAAGTTTTTGACCGAGTAGAATGGATATTTAGACAGTGAAAGCTCAACATTCTTGATCCTTTAGTTGAACCTATAGCCAATATGGTCCCTGTATTCTTGAGATCATTAGTTATTTTATTTGTATGGTTGTTGACTTCACATTTGATGATATTGGTATGCCAACTTTTGGAATATATCTTGTCCTTTTCATTTGTATGCTATCATTGTTTGTTCTGTCTTCTTTTATGCTGCATATCATGTTAGTATTTTATTTTCAAGAATGTACCGTGACGACGTTTGGTTGTTTCGAAAATGCCTTTGAATGTATAAAATATCCTAGATTATGGTTGTTATCTTTGAAATTTGCACTTTGATTTTTTGCTTTCTTTGCAAATGCTAATTTAGGCTTCAAATCTTCACACACATCCCACAAGTCTCACTCACGCGCATGCGAGAGACCATCTATGGatataaataattttcttaaGCTATGGAGTATTTACTAGACTGTGATTTTACCTCTATAGGAAAAACGATCATCATCACCTATCTCGTGTCATAAGAAAAATCTTGGATAGTAAATCTTCTGAGGTACAAGATAGGACAGTCAGCCGTTCACTGTGGGCTTCTTCTTCTGCACAAGGTACTAATACTCTTAACAAATATTTTCATATGTAGCGCTTATTTAAACGGGCTATTTACAGACCACCATATTTATGATTAATAGATTTTAGACAGATTTGAGACTATTCGAGATGGAAAAAGAGAGAGAGGATGCAGCTTCGCCTAGAGGAGTTTTAGAAGCATGCGTACGCAACATCGAggattcaaattcaaattcaaattcaagTTCACCTAATGCACATGACCAAAAACATGAAAACGTTTCACAACCAAGATCGCGTTGGTTAAAATTCTTTAAAATGTGGAAAAAAAGCTTTACGAAGAGGGTACCTTCACTGCCACCCCTTACACCAAAATCAGCTAGAAAAAAAGAAACGAGTGCCAAACATCACCCAGATGTAGATCTATCCCATTTCAATTCTTCATGGGAAATTTTCACCCTTGCAGAGCTTAATGATGCAACTGacaattttagtgagggtatgtAAAAGCTTTCAGGTTTTGCTATTCAATTATTCATAgactaggggtgtgcatgggtcggtttggttcggtttttaccattaaccataaccataactgCTAGTttcggttatggttaatcggttatgaagtcggttttggttaatttcggttaagtaaccaagcaaggtttaaaataaatagggttgtgcacgGTTTGGACTTAGCTTCAACCTTTTTTATAAGATAACCAAGACTAAACTTTTTTGTTAATTACCGGTGTGGGGTTCTTTTTAATATGGTAATTCTTAACAAAAAAATTTATGATCATAACACCTTAATTCTTCATCAAAATAAAGGGCATCCACATTAAGAGCATTTTGTTATTAGCATACTTTTATATTAgtaaaaaccctctatatggttATGTAAAACATAATCCACTATATAAACTTAACATTACAagttcggttcggtttggtttcggttatatcggttaaccaaagcttcataaccataaccgattgagcggttatacaaagttcgtaaccataaccattggttatgTTGGTTATCGGTCAATAGCGGTTTggttatgtcggttatggttTGGTTATCGCTTATGGCGGTTAATTTGCTCATAGATTACATTTTCTTTCTCGACTTTTTTTTGGGTTTAGATAATGTGATTGGAAGAGGTGGTTATGCTGATGTTTACAAAGGCTGCTTGCATGATGGGAGGTTGGTGGCGGTGAAACGACTTAACAAAGGGACAACAGAGGAGCAGATAGTTGGATTTTTGTCGGAGATAGGAACAATAGCACATGTTGACCATCCTAATACTGCTACATTGATTGGATATGGAGTTGAAGGTGGAACACATCTGGTTATGGAGTTATCTCCACATGGAAACTTAGGATCCTTGTTGCGTGGTATATTCATCGCATGCTCTAAAATGATTTTTCTTCTTCTCGGATTCATAAAAATATTTATTAGCTTTTTTTTCAGGTGCAAAGGAGAAACTAAATTGGGGTGCGAGATATAAGATTATACATGGCACTGCCAATGGCTTGTTGTATCTTCATGAGAATTGTCGAAGGCGAATCATTCACAGGGATATCAAGGCTGATAACATTCTTCTTATGGAGGATTTTGAGCCACAGGTACCATTCTGCTTTTATTTACACCATAAGATGTTACTTGTATTCAAAGGTTTGAGGTATAATTGTAACTTCTTTTTGTATTCAAGTTGAAGACGTTAATTATTTAATaggaatttttttaaaaaatgtgtTTGCACCCAACCAACTGGTTTTGTGTTGCACTAGAATGACTGTTACAACTTACAACCCaaaccttggtttaaaaaagtgcGCCTTAAGCGCGAAGCGCACCTAGGCGCAAAGTAGATCGCCTTGTGTGACATAAGGCGCAGGGTGTACAAGAAGCGCAGCTGAGGCGCGCTTTTTAGGGGGAAAATCGACATAAGGCGCAGCTGAGGCGCACGCTTTTTGTACATGGGGTGTTTCTATGCTTCTGAGTGTTGTACACCAGGCTTTTTATGCTGTACAtttatgtttttttcattttaaaacatatataaagcttaATTATAGCTAAATCATAGGTATTGGATGCTAAACACTTATGggacatataaaataaattatataatcacTTTGCGCTTTGCATACGAAAAGCtcaccgcttttgcgcttcgcTTTTTAAAAATCGGTTTTAGGCCTCATCGCTTTTGTGCGCTTCCcacttttttaaaccaagacCCAAACCCATTATAACCTCAACCACTGCATAGTACCACTTTATTGATGATGACATTAGCCATTTTCATATTCAGTTGATGTTATTCACATTCAGCGACTATTAAATTTCAGATTTGTGACTTTGGCCTTGCAACATGGCTACCAAAAGAGTGGACTCACCATAACGTATCAAAATTTGAAGGCACATTTGGGTATGTAAAACcaaggattaggatcaaatacaaaggatcctaattgtaagaagggtacaaaagctcctaaaaaaacccactacaaaaaaaaacaaaaaaaaaaaaaaacttaaacatccaccaccacccaaaaacctaaacccccacccccacccacccCCTAGCCCATCACCCAcccccattttttttttttttttttttgtcgaggggtgggggtttaggtttttgggtaggggtgggtgtttagtttagttttttgtttgggggggggggggtgttagtttttttttttttttaggtttttggggggtgggggttaggttttttgggggttttttttggtgaggtatagtttttttttttttttttttttttttttgcggggTGGTAggttttgggtgggggggggggggggggtgtttaggtttttgggtgggggtggggtgggtgtttaggttttgggtggtgatgtagcgggtttaattttaggttattggacacttgtcactctctaaatccttcttacaattaggagcctttgtagaataacttgacctaTAAAACCAAAGCTGCATTATTTATGAAGTCGGCTTTGAGGAGCATGTGTTAAATATTCTGTAATAAGTTAGATAAACATTTTGTCTTTGAACAGATAGCTTATGTTATAATGTTTACTCTTCATGTTGATCACAGCTATTTTGCTCCAGAGTACTTCATGCACGGCATTGTGGATGAGAAGATCGATGTATTTTCTTATGGGGTGTTACTTTTGGAGCTCATAACCGGACGACAAGCTTTAGACGATTCACAGAAAAGTCTTGTACTTTGGGTGAGTTCATGTACAACATGTTGTATAGCTTTAGTTATGTAGCTAACAAAAAAACAATTTCTTTTGAAGGCAAAACCGTTGATGGAAGGAAATCAAATAAAAGAACTAGTTGATCCTTCTCTTGGTGATGATTACGACCAGCAAGAAATGGAACGTGCCATTTTGGCAGCTTCGTTGTGCATTGAACTCACCCCAGTTCTCCGTCCTCGAATGAGCCAGGCAAGTCTTGATTTAAAAATGATTTTATTTGTGACACCTTACTaccttagacaaattcgtcaacAACAGGAGAGGTAATGGGTGATAACGAATATCCGACCTCAAATACCCCCAAAACGGACAATGTTGGTTGGTGTGAGGGGTCGGATGTTACATCAACATTTTgatttttgggatttttagacATTCACAGTCTTCTTGATCGAATTCTGTGTCGAACTT from Helianthus annuus cultivar XRQ/B chromosome 7, HanXRQr2.0-SUNRISE, whole genome shotgun sequence includes the following:
- the LOC110942032 gene encoding receptor-like cytosolic serine/threonine-protein kinase RBK2 isoform X2, with product MEKEREDAASPRGVLEACVRNIEDSNSNSNSSSPNAHDQKHENVSQPRSRWLKFFKMWKKSFTKRVPSLPPLTPKSARKKETSAKHHPDVDLSHFNSSWEIFTLAELNDATDNFSEDNVIGRGGYADVYKGCLHDGRLVAVKRLNKGTTEEQIVGFLSEIGTIAHVDHPNTATLIGYGVEGGTHLVMELSPHGNLGSLLRGAKEKLNWGARYKIIHGTANGLLYLHENCRRRIIHRDIKADNILLMEDFEPQICDFGLATWLPKEWTHHNVSKFEGTFGYFAPEYFMHGIVDEKIDVFSYGVLLLELITGRQALDDSQKSLVLWAKPLMEGNQIKELVDPSLGDDYDQQEMERAILAASLCIELTPVLRPRMSQVVMLLRNDYDPKGSTPQQKKRAFQRTYSEELMDAQEYNSTKHLNNAP
- the LOC110942032 gene encoding receptor-like cytosolic serine/threonine-protein kinase RBK2 isoform X1; the encoded protein is MAAQEPKNDHHHLSRVIRKILDSKSSEVQDRTVSRSLWASSSAQDLRLFEMEKEREDAASPRGVLEACVRNIEDSNSNSNSSSPNAHDQKHENVSQPRSRWLKFFKMWKKSFTKRVPSLPPLTPKSARKKETSAKHHPDVDLSHFNSSWEIFTLAELNDATDNFSEDNVIGRGGYADVYKGCLHDGRLVAVKRLNKGTTEEQIVGFLSEIGTIAHVDHPNTATLIGYGVEGGTHLVMELSPHGNLGSLLRGAKEKLNWGARYKIIHGTANGLLYLHENCRRRIIHRDIKADNILLMEDFEPQICDFGLATWLPKEWTHHNVSKFEGTFGYFAPEYFMHGIVDEKIDVFSYGVLLLELITGRQALDDSQKSLVLWAKPLMEGNQIKELVDPSLGDDYDQQEMERAILAASLCIELTPVLRPRMSQVVMLLRNDYDPKGSTPQQKKRAFQRTYSEELMDAQEYNSTKHLNNAP